The following are encoded in a window of Salmo trutta chromosome 9, fSalTru1.1, whole genome shotgun sequence genomic DNA:
- the cenpe gene encoding centromere-associated protein E isoform X9, with protein MLEESAVKVCVRVRPLIEREETAAESAEPVKLYWKTDKKTIHQVDDGNLTKNFSFDRVFRAEETTLQLYQELAKPLVVSTVEGYNGTIFAYGQTSSGKTFTMMGSSLTPGVIPLAMEDVFHTIKTCPKKEFLLRVSYLEIYNETVTDLLCDSWKRKPLEIREGNNKNVYVADLTEELVTSPEQALAWIRKGEKNRHYGKTKMNQRSSRSHTIFRMILENRDRGDSASGENPDSAIIVSHLNLVDLAGAERASQTGAEGTRFKEGCNINRSLFTLGQVIKKLSDETQKGFTNYRDSKLTRILQNSLGGNAKTVIICTITPVTLEETLSTLQFASAAKNMKNDPHVTEVSDDGALLRRYRNEIVDLKRRLHEVSSVTQTTATEKETLSQILQEKDQLQREQEDRIKNLTKLLVTSSNFVTIKKMPKRRVTWGGKLPSPAFHHAGESDLSFAEPFFKKRKADMSVLTEQNEDGDEFDSTFDMEMNQSNLTVRGFAESEFLSPNQLNKLSEKVSCLELQLENETQQKQEAMEEVETFQRRVAELEKQLEGKSLMPADAQLEKETQQNQEDMEEVETFEMKVAELEKQLEKSQMPADAQEQMKKGFEETIQLCETLVSEKEMVATERDYLKQELNILMEQTENLKKEKAALLQEMEEKKEMDEFNSLEEESKREYEKELLNDISSLKKAMEVSGRKSQELEANLVAMSEELKKKGDWAEELQRSSDVDLVQQVKQLRRSLDDAEGLSRDTKKEWAHLRSENISLKERAVTLTAGYERMEAQVNGLRHQLETEKLSFKKMQVDLQRELQGAFEENTKLTTLLDGKVPKNLIDSIELEKTVAVLKKELDKSHEDERTLQAKIEDLSALQDLPDKVNSLMKQVCDLTEELCAVQKERDMLVSAKACSEEEAHQFRELAQSSQEQLVKLQDDLSKAELRENDLTQQCTDITEQLETLRKDLARSSVENSQLLTTVEESSLRLKENEQHRASIEDQLCGMQQVMKELEEKLAESESSKEKYDNLSQEHQDQIRQLSEEVIQVQAELKRQQHLNSEQQSCAQQDDQHQLQIQELRAALEAMTEERSQLNSDLQQNMEMAAETQGLLHSIQEELRQQRQVNSDLESQSLQKESLLEQQMRQLSDALESGEAERERLLFEKTDSPQNHAELEKLLSAVTSLTGERDQLQEILEGIREERNQLKRDLEDNVEMMIENQEELRVALEKIHHQEENMKPMETANLEELQSQLKEELESVRAERERLLSEKTDSSQNHAEELEKLLSTVTSLTGERDQLQEILKGIREERNQLKRDLEDNVEMMIENQEELRVALEKIHHQEENMKPMETANLEELQSQLKEELESVRAERERLLSEKTDSSQNHAELEKLLSTVTSLTGERDQLQEILEGIREERNQLKRDLEDNVEMSIKVQEELKQQQHLNSEQQTEREHQEAQLQQQLQQLGEELETMTQERCQLKGDLQENLEMAAETQGLLHSIQEELRQQRQVNSDLESQSLQKESLLEQQAKQLNEELESVRERFLSEKTDSSQNHAEELEKLLSTVTSLTGERDQLQEILEGIREERNQLKRDLEDKVEMMQQLEEEGIHMRDERAQIQRDLQENMEMMKQLEEECKGFKEGQFHFKVEADTSHKMLSDANATISILTEQIYNLEQSTSCCSTRAGEGLRSRLEASMQKLQVSLVRLQLVIDGASKPGHGPLVGVTQVEEVMIQKLLPLLPKPTKKIYSNINRSTVQITNGVWDTKVLLKLCAKDYKTHVEALVQNDLAVFEERRMQDLLLCRAQAPSHSVKVVENDLLGVWDERLSELLDRREDYLQKMNSVLKKLEESLATHPAAVSEELRVRERSNEALNALCMVHSPDSAAVENFLERELARRSALAQANTLALQGLRDERCGLLKELGVVRAQADSQLKEERSKTSTLLQILERAPVKTEADLLRDNQQLALQRQQLDGEIKEMQMRVEQLEEDQIKAADNVSNNKQATQLLQTELQDACAQVKDREGSIQILKEKLRETEVLAKRRASPSALELEELKAKLLKMELEMTASSSKHQEELLRMTTVLNHKEDALRTLKETLRRSQQEGEQSFNEGQDLHARLITARGRMVQSNILLEKNKLEEELKRLQSKISELESLVSTQQGEITKWKARAIKLKENKRDVVDKPLSPCTPTKHRLPMNSEQFLNSPKRFLNSPKRLIDSPKKFLDSPKSKFFDVRPGSESMSINCPKQFFDNSNLGTIQDASASVDKKDEWWPLSPKQSDVCKQQ; from the exons AAAAATGTCTATGTAGCTGACCTAACTGAGGAACTGGTGACATCTCCTGAGCAAGCCCTTGCGTGGATTAGAAAAGGAGAAA AGAATCGCCATTATGGAAAGACAAAAATGAACCAGCGAAGCAGTCGTTCGCACACAATTTTCCGCATG ATCTTGGAGAATCGTGACAGGGGTGACTCTGCATCTGGTGAAAATCCAGACAGCGCCATTATTGTGTCCCATTTG AATTTGGTTGACCTGGCTGGGGCTGAGAGAGCAAGTCAAACAGGTGCTGAAG GTACACGTTTCAAAGAAGGATGTAATATAAATCGCAGCCTGTTCACCCTCGGTCAAGTGATCAAGAAACTGTCTGATGAAACCCAGAA GGGTTTCACTAACTACCGGGACAGTAAACTCACCCGCATTCTCCAAAATTCCCTGGGTGGAAATGCAAAAACTGTCATCATCTGCACCATCACCCCAGTTACTCTGGAAGAAACACTTAGCACTCTTCAA TTTGCTAGTGCAGCAAAGAACATGAAGAATGATCCACATGTCACAGAGGTTTCTGATGACGGAGCCCTTCTGAGAAGATACAGAAATGAAATTGTGGACCTCAAGCGCAGACTTCATGAG GTCTCATCAGTCACTCAAACAACCGCGACAGAGAAGGAGACTCTGTCCCAGATTTTGCAAGAGAAGGATCAGCTCCAAAGAGAACAAGAGGACAGGATTAAGAATTTAACCAAACTTCTAGTCACTTCGTCAAACTTCGTTACCATCAAAAAG ATGCCGAAACGTAGGGTTACGTGGGGTGGAAAACTGCCATCACCTGCCTTCCACCATGCTGGAGAATCTGACCTAAGCTTTGCTGAGCCTTTTTTCAAAAAAAGAAAGGCTGATATGTCTGTCTTGACAGAGCAGAATGAAG ATGGCGATGAGTTTGATTCTACCTTTGACATGGAGATGAACCAGAGCAATCTGACTGTGCGTGGTTTTGCAGAAAG TGAATTTTTATCTCCAAACCAACTGAACAAATTGTCTGAGAAGGTGTCCTGCCTGGAGCTCCAGCTGGAAAATGAGACTCAGCAGAAGCAGGAGGCCATGGAGGAAGTGGAGACTTTTCAGAGGAGGGTTGCAGAACTGGAGAAGCAGCTAGAAGGAAAGTCACTAATGCCTGCTGATGCACAGCTGGAAAAGGAGACTCAGCAGAACCAGGAAGACATGGAGGAAGTGGAGACTTTTGAGATGAAGGTTGCTGAACTGGAGAAGCAGTTAGAAAAGTCTCAAATGCCTGCTGATGCACAGGAGCAG ATGAAAAAGGGATTTGAAGAGACCATTCAACTCTGTGAGACGTTGGTGTCTGAGAAG GAAATGGTTGCTACTGAGCGTGATTATCTCAAGCAGGAGCTCAACATCCTAATGGAACAGACTGAAAACTTGAAAAAAGAAAAGGCTGCACTTCttcaggagatggaggagaagaaagagatggATGAGTTCAATTCTTTGGAAGAGGAGAGCAAAAGAGAATATGAG AAAGAACTACTGAATGACATTTCCTCCTTAAAGAAGGCCATGGAGGTCTCGGGACGCAAATCTCAAGAGCTTGAG GCTAATCTGGTGGCAATGTCCGAGGAGCTGAAAAAGAAAGGCGACTGGGCAGAGGAACTACAAAGATCG AGTGACGTTGACTTGGTCCAACAAGTGAAGCAGCTGCGACGCTCTCTGGACGATGCTGAGGGGTTGAGCCGTGACACTAAGAAGGAGTGGGCCCACCTGCGCAGTGAAAATATCTCACTCAAAGAGAGGGCT GTGACACTAACTGCTGGCTATGAGAGGATGGAAGCTCAGGTGAATGGGCTTCGCCATCAGTTGGAGACAGAAAAATTGAGCTTCAAAAAGATGCAGGTTGACCTTCAGAGGGAGTTACAGGGAGCCTTTGAGGAGAACACCAAGCTTACTACTCTTCTGGATGGAAAAGTTCCCAAAA ATCTCATAGACAGCATTGAACTTGAGAAAACAGTTGCTGTCCTGAAGAAAGAGCTGGACAAGTCTCATGAAGATGAGAGAACCCTACAAGCTAAGATCGAGGATTTGAGTGCACTGCAGGATCTTCCAGATAAAGTGAACAGTTTGATGAAGCAG GTATGTGATCTCACGGAGGAGCTCTGTGCCGTCCAAAAAGAGAGAGACATGCTGGTGTCTGCTAAGGCCTGCAGTGAGGAGGAAGCTCATCAATTCAGAGAACTTGCCCAGAGCTCCCAGGAGCAGCTAGTCAAACTTCAAGATGACCTGAGCAAAGCAGAGTTGAGGGAAAACGACCTAACCCAGCAGTGCACCGACATCACTGAGCAACTGGAGACTCTCCGTAAGGACTTGGCGCGCTCCTCTGTGGAGAACAGTCAGCTTCTGACTACTGTGGAAGAGTCCAGCCTGAGA ctGAAGGAGAATGAACAGCATCGCGCATCAATTGAAGACCAATTGTGTGGAATGCAACAAGTCATGAAAGAGTTGGAGGAGAAGCTTGCTGAGAGTGAATCATCCAAGGAAAAATATGACAATTTATCCCAGGAACACCAAGATCAG ATAAGGCAGCTGAGTGAGGAGGTGATACAAGTCCAGGCAGAACTAAAACGGCAACAGCATCTGAACTCAGAACAGCAGTCATGTGCCCAACAAGATGATCAACATCAGCTACAA ATACAGGAACTACGAGCTGCATTGGAGGCCATGACAGAGGAAAGGAGCCAGTTGAACAGTGACTTGCAGCAAAATATGGAAATG GCTGCAGAGACTCAGGGACTTCTCCATTCCATCCAAGAGGAGCTCAGACAACAGAGACAAGTGAACTCTGACCTTGAGAGCCAAAGTTTACAGAAGGAGTCTCTTCTAGAACAGCAG ATGAGGCAGCTGAGTGATGCACTTGAGTCTGGGGAAGCTGAGAGAGAACGTCTCCTGTTTGAGAAGACGGACAGCCCTCAGAATCATGCAGAGTTGgagaagctgctctctgctgtgaCCTcactgactggagagagagaccagctccaGGAGATACTGGAGGGGATCCgagaggagaggaaccagctCAAGAGAGACCTGGAGGACAATGTGGAGATG ATGATTGAAAATCAGGAGGAGCTACGGGTGGCACTTGAAAAGATACACCATCAAGAGGAAAATATGAAACCTATGGAGACTGCAAATCTAGAGGAGCTGCAAAGTCAG CTGAAGGAGGAGCTTGAGTCTGTGCGAGCTGAGCGAGAGCGTCTCCTGTCTGAGAAGACAGACAGCTCTCAGAATCATGCAGAG GAGTTGGAGAAGCTGCTTTCTACTGTGACCTcactgactggagagagagaccagctccaGGAGATACTGAAGGGAATCCgagaggagaggaaccagctCAAGAGAGACCTGGAGGACAATGTGGAGATG ATGATTGAAAATCAGGAGGAGCTACGGGTGGCACTTGAAAAGATACACCATCAAGAGGAAAATATGAAACCTATGGAGACTGCAAATCTAGAGGAGCTGCAAAGTCAG CTGAAGGAGGAGCTTGAGTCTGTGCGAGCTGAGCGAGAGCGTCTCCTGTCTGAGAAGACAGACAGCTCTCAGAATCATGCAGAGTTGGAGAAGCTGCTCTCTACTGTGACCTcactgactggagagagagaccagctccaGGAGATACTGGAGGGAATCCgagaggagaggaaccagctCAAGAGAGACCTGGAGGACAATGTGGAGATG TCCATCAAAGTCCAGGAGGAGTTGAAACAGCAGCAACATCTGAACTCAGAGCAACAGACTGAGAGGGAACATCAAGAAGCTCAACTTCAGCAACAA CTACAGCAGCTAGGAGAGGAACTGGAAACCATGACACAGGAGCGGTGTCAGTTGAAGGGTGACCTGCAAGAAAATCTGGAGATG GCTGCAGAGACTCAGGGACTTCTCCATTCCATCCAAGAGGAGCTCAGACAACAGAGACAAGTGAACTCTGACCTTGAGAGCCAAAGTTTACAGAAGGAGTCTCTTCTAGAACAGCAG GCTAAGCAGCTGAATGAGGAGCTTGAGTCTGTGCGAGAGCGTTTCCTGTCTGAGAAGACAGACAGCTCTCAGAATCATGCAGAGGAGTTGGAGAAGCTGCTCTCTACTGTGACCTcactgactggagagagagaccagctccaGGAGATACTGGAGGGAATCCgagaggagaggaaccagctCAAGAGAGACCTGGAGGACAAAGTGGAGATG ATGCAGCAGCTAGAGGAAGAAGGCATACACATGAGAGATGAGAGGGCCCAGATTCAGCGAGACCTGCAGGAAAATATGGAGATG ATGAAGCAGCTGGAGGAGGAATGTAAAGGTTTCAAAGAAGGACAGTTTCACTTCAAAGTCGAAGCAGACACCTCACACAAG ATGCTTAGTGATGCGAACGCAACCATCTCCATATTGACAGAGCAGATCTATAACCTGGAGCAGAGCACCAGCTGTTGTAGCACCAGGGCAGGAGAGGGACTGCGCtccagactggaagcttcaatgCAGAAGCTCCAG GTGTCCCTCGTGAGGCTCCAGCTTGTAATCGATGGTGCTTCTAAGCCTGGACATGGGCCCCTGGTTGGTGTCACACAAGTTGAAGAAGTCATGATACAGAAACTGTTGCCCCTTCTTCCAAAGCCCACAAAAAAGATCTATAGCAATATCAATAGATCTACAGTCCAGATCACTAACGGGGTGTGGGATACAAAG GTGCTGCTGAAGCTGTGTGCCAAGGATTACAAAACCCATGTTGAAGCCCTGGTTCAGAATGACTTGGCTGTatttgaggagaggagaatgCAGGACCTGCTCCTCTGTAGAGCCCAGGCACCCAGTCACTCAGTCAAGGTGGTTGAGAATGACCTCCTTGGAGTCTGGGACGAGAGACTGTCAGAGCTGTTGGACAGGAGAGAAGATTACCTCCAG AAAATGAACAGTGTTTTGAAGAAGCTTGAGGAGAGCCTGGCCACTCACCCAGCAGCAGTGTCAGAGGAGCTGAGGGTGCGAGAGAGGAGCAACGAGGCGCTGAATGCTCTATGCATGGTCCACTCACCGGACTCAGCAGCAGTGGAGAACTTCCTGGAGCGAGAGCTGGCCCGGCGCTCTGCTTTGGCACAGGCCAACACACTGGCTCTCCAG GGATTGCGAGATGAGCGCTGTGGTCTGCTCAAAGAGCTAGGCGTGGTTCGAGCACAGGCTGACAGTCAGCTGAAAGAAGAGAGGAGTAAGACCTCTACTCTACTGCAGATACTGGAGCGTGCCCCCGTCAAGACTGAAGCTGACCTGCTGAGGGACAACCAGCAACTTGCCCTGCAACGTCAGCAGTTGGATGGGGAAATCAAG gaaatgcagatgagagTTGAGCAGCTGGAAGAAGACCAGATCAAAGCTGCTGATAACGTCTCAAACAACAAACAAGCCACCCAGCTACTACAAACTGAGCTTCAGGATGCTTGTGCACAAGTCAAGGACAGGGAGGGCTCCATTCAAATCCTAAAAGAGAAACTCAGAGAGACGGAA GTTCTGGCTAAGAGAAGAGCATCACCTAGTGCTCTTGAGCTTGAAGAGCTGAAGGCTAAACTTTTGAAAATGGAGTTGGAGATGACTGCATCATCCTctaaacaccaggaaga GTTACTGAGGATGACGACAGTCCTGAACCACAAGGAGGACGCTCTGAGGACGCTGAAGGAGACTCTGAGAAGATCACAACAGGAGGGAGAACAGTCAT TCAATGAGGGACAGGATCTGCATGCCAGACTGATAACCGCCAGAGGACGCATGGTCCAAAGCAACATTCTCCTTGAAAAGAACAAACTTGAGGAGGAACTGAAAAGGCTACAGAGCAAAATTTCTGAATTGGAGAG CCTTGTGTCCACTCAGCAAGGAGAGATCACAAAGTGGAAGGCTAGAGCAATTAAGCTGAAGGAGAATAAGAGGGACGTGGTAGACAAGCCTCTGTCTCCATGTACTCCTACAAAACACCGCCTTCCCATGAATTCTGAGCAGTTCCTCAACTCTCCCAAGAGGTTCCTCAACTCTCCCAAGAGGTTAATTGACTCTCCCAAGAAGTTCCTCGACTCTCCCAAGAGCAAGTTCTTCGATGTCCGTCCAGGCTCTGAATCCATGTCGATCAACTGTCCCAAGCAGTTTTTTGATAACTCCAACCTTGGAACCATTCAAG ATGCAAGCGCAAGTGTGGATAAGAAGGACGAATGGTGGCCTCTGTCACCAAAGCAATCTGATGTATGCAAACAACAGTAA